DNA sequence from the Bubalus bubalis isolate 160015118507 breed Murrah chromosome 24, NDDB_SH_1, whole genome shotgun sequence genome:
cagCGAGCCCCTCCCGGCCTCTGACCCCCGGCAcgcctcccctccctctccgcCCCCGCAGGTACCGGCTGTCTGGTCCGAGCCGTGGAGATGGCCGCCCAGCGCCAAGCCGACATCATAGGGAAGCCCAGCCGCTTCATCTTCGATTGCGTGTCCCAGGAGTACGGCATCCACCCAGAGCGTACCGTCATGGTGGGCGACCGCCTGGACACAGACATCCTCCTGGGCGTGACCTGTGGTCTGAAGACCATCCTGACCCTCACGGGTGTCTCCAGTCTGCGAGACGTGAAAAGTAATCAGGAAAGTGACTGCATGGCTAAGAAGAAAATGGTCCCTGACTTCTATGTTGACAGCATAGCCGACCTTTTGCCTGCCCTTCAAGGTTAAAGATTTAGTGTCTTTAATctccagaataaaaaaaaaattgaaaccacTTACCCAAATTAATAGGTGGGGCTTCAGCATTGCTCAGCTAGGTGGCTTCAAGTTTGCTTACTTGGAGTTAAGCAGAGGCGCTAGTTGTTAACCTTGTAAGTAAACGTTTGGGGGGCGACTTTGTTTACAGATACTTATATTTTAAGATGCACTTTTAAGCTTGGAGGGCATTGTGGGGATCCTGGGCCTTAGGTGCCAGTGGGCCTTGCTGTTGGGTTCAGTGTATGTCCAAGATTCAGGTAACCTCAGGGCCTACTGGTGGGACTGAGGTGGGTCTAGGGGTGTCATGTATTTATTGAAAGTTTCAGAAATCAGTGCAGAGGAGGGGCTTATTATTTCCACTGTTGTGAGCAACTTGTGCAAACCAAGCCAGGGCCCCATCCGTGTGGTCCTCAGAGGAACCTGCTGCCGCCTCAGGTCCTCACCTGCAGGGTGGGAGCGAAGGAAGGGGCTGCTCTCGGGTGGAGCCTCCCTGTCCGCAGGATCTGGGGTGCTGCCCTCACCACCCCACGCTTCCTTCAAAACCACTCCGATGTCACAACTGAGTGTCTGTTCCGTTTTAGAGACCAGGGCTGCTACCCACATGCAGTTGTGCATTTCTGTAAACTCAGCCCGGCTGAGCCTCGTCCTTTCCAAACGTGCATGTAAACCCAGGTGGTCTGGACTGAGCCTGTTGCTTGGCGAGCAGCCAGGAGGGCATGAATGCCGTCGTTGAACTCAGGGCTGCCGTTTAGGGAGCTCAGAGCAGCATTGATaccaaaagtttttgttttttagctttcTAACAACTTTGTCAGGTGGTGGATTTGAAGCGTAAGCGTATGATTAATAGCTGTGCTCTGTCTTATAGGGGAGATCCCACTGAAGAAGTCTGCGTGCCCCACAGCCAGCAGTTGGGCCAAAGGCATGTGCTGGCCAAAGAATGCTTGTCACCCAAGGCTCCCTTTGGGTAGGGGAGGAAAGAGGTGTCCCCCAAAACAGGAATCTCTTCCTGTCTTCCCAGACACTTGGTTGGGATAGATGTCATATCCCAGTGGTCCATGAGGCCATCTGTTTTGACCCTGAGGTCCCTTGTCACTTGCCAGCTGGAGGACTGGCTGGGTCCACTGCCCAGCCAAGGGTTCTTGGCAGGGGGCCGTGGCCTTTTCTGAGTTGCTGACCTTTGAGGATGGGCCACTGGCTGCACTTATAGGGGAGTGCCTGGGAAGCTGTTCCTTTTGGCCGACTACTTCCTGGTGCCTCACCCCACACCCAGCAGCTTCTGCTCAGAGCCCACAGTTCTCTCCTAGCCTCAAGATCACCTTCACCCACCCTCTAAGAGTTCTCAGAGCAATAAAGCGTGTCCTGAGCCTTGGCTCCTTCCAGGCCTGAGCGTCTGGGGTTCAGACTCTGCCAGGGGCGACGCGCGGGCAGCGGCGCCTGTGAGGTTGGTGGTGCTGACGTTGGCTCTGCGAGGTCGGCTCAAGGTGGGTCTGGATGTTGAGCAGGCCTGTCAGGGCGTTGTCACCCACACCAGGAGCACGCAGCAGGTGCGGTAGCCGGCGACACTTCCCTCTTTGCCTGGGCAGTGGCCCAGGAGCCTGTGCAtcctgtccccccacccctgtTGCACTGTGTGAACCCAAAGGTGTATTAAACTCTCGACCACAGCTGACTCTGGTGTTCCTTGCTCTCGCCTGGACAGCAGCCTCTGTGTGGAGGGTGCAGCTGTCTCGCCACAGCTGGGTggccagggagagggagggggtacCCTCAGGACAAGGCCATTCTGGGACTCCAATTCGATTTGGGACTCAGCACAGAAACTCCGCCCCGTTTGAGGCCCACTGCAGAAAGGTGGGTTCTAAAGAATCAGGAAAAACAAGGCATACAAAAAATaaccagagaaggaagagatcATGGGGTGAAGCTGGTGAAGGACACGCACTTCCTGAAAACTGCCAGTGCTGGTAGCTACTGGGTGTTGGGATCCATAGCCACAAATTGGCTGGAAACGCATGGCACCGGTCAGTTAGGGACAGCCATGCTGGGCCAGGCAGGGGTCTGTGGGCACAAGGCTGGCCTCACCATCCTGCAGTATGCAGGCAATCCCAGGAGGCTGCCCCTGCAGCAGTGGAACCTCCTAGAAGCTGCCCTCGTCTTGGGCATGCACCTGCGAGCTGCCCTGCATTGGGGACTGGGAAGCAGCTGGGGTGCATGGGAGGAACAGGAAGTGGCAGAGTCCCATGAAACAGCCACTTGCTGATGGCCTGCTGTATGCCAGGCCCCGTGCCCAGAGTATAGAGGTACCCTGAGAGACTGGGAACAGATGTCTACAGGAAAATGAAATCAGCCCCCAACCAGACTTTGTATTGTAAAGTCATGGGCTGCCCTCTGCGCCAGCCACCAGGTCTCCACTTCCGCAAGGGCTCCTGCGCTCCCAGGCCCACATGCGCTCTGGTCTGCACAGACCAGGCATCAGGAGAGCCAGGCAGCGATGAGCAGCCCCTCCAGGCGTCCCATCTCTGACCCGGATATCAGGTggctgggctggggaggaagCAGGGGGGTCAGGCGGGGAGGGGGCCAGAAGGACTGGTTGATCGGAGGTGTCCTGAGGTTTCCCAGCCAACTCGGGAGCAGCAGACAATCTCGCATTGTCCCCTGGCTGCAGCATGGGGCAGGGGAGCTGCTGGGCCGAGCGCCCCACGCCTGTGAGGGTGAGCGCTCCCCCCACCCACGCCCTCTTGGGGACAGAGGCCGAGGGCTGCCCGGCAGGGCAGGAGGAGCATCTGTCTCCTGAACTTCCTCAGCCTCTACCTCCCCTGAACCAGCCCATTGCCTGGCCTCCACTCCGGGCCCCACTGACTCCGATGTGCCTCCAGGTGGAGACCCAGCCCTGCCACCGGCGCTGGAGAGCtcctggcctgctgctgctgctgctggcactGGCCACCGCCGCTGCTGTGGCTGGAGGGCTCCTTGGTTTCGGCCACAGCCCTCCCCAGGTGAGCCCCTTCTCAGGACCCAGGCAGAGGCTCAGACAgtcaggaaggggaggagagaccAGCCATGCCCAGCCCTCCTGTGGGGCCAGGGCAGGGAGCAGACATCAGAAACCCAGAGGAGTGGTGGGTCAGAGCCCTGCAGCTGGGATGGGAGGGTGTTGGGGCAGCCCCAGCCTGGCCAGCgatctcccacctcccactcagcCCCCTCTGCAGACGCTCCGCCTGAGCCTCCCGAGCCCGGGCGTGCCCCGATCCAACCAAACCGAGCAGGTGGATGTGGCCCAGAACGTGGCAACCATCTGGGTGACTCCAGCCCAGAGCAACCGCAGCTGGGCAGTGCTATTCGACGGGCAGAGCGTGAGTGGcctggcggggcggggcggggggggggggttcaggTGGCCCTGCctcacctgcctgcctgcccaggGCTGCGTCTGTTACCGGCCCTCGGAGCACCGGGCCTGCTTCCTGCGCCTGATGGAACCCCAAGACCGTGAGACTCTGCAGCTGCTGGTGAACACCTCTCAGGTGAGGAGCCTCCGGCCATGGGCCGGACAAAGGGTCCTGTGTGCAGCCTGGGCCCAGGGCGGGCTGGGGCTCCAGTTTCAGGGGAATAGAAGCTCTGTCTTCCTGTGGATGAGGGTGCTGACAAGAGCCGGGGCAGGACTGGCACGCCACCAGCATGTCTCGGGATGCATGGGCCCCACCCAGCCGGAAGCAGTGCAAGGGTCCTTCTCTGCAGCTCCAGGCGACGCAAAGCCCCAGCCAGGACACCCACTACACCCAGGAGCTGCTGGCAGTGCTTGGGAGCCAAGAGGTGGACCCTGCCCAGGTCGGGGCTCCCGTGCGGCACCTCTGTGCCAAGACCCCCATTTACTGGGCCCGACGCGCAGAGGGTAAGTCGGGGCAGGCTGTGCGGAGGGGCCTGGGCTCCCTTAGGACAGTCTGGGGACAGGGGGAAGGGTCCTTTGGGGTTCACagagccccctcctccagggccccagAGGCAGCGGCTGATCTACCTATGTATCGACATCTGCTTCCCAAGCAACATCTGTGTGTCCGTCTGTTTTTATTATCTCCCAGACTGAGCCCCCAGCCTGGTCCCACAAGCCGGCCACCTGGCCGACCCTATCACCAGTCCACAAGGGCAGACAGGGATAATAAACCACTCCACCCGGCCGTGATTGTGTTCTCTGTGGCCTTGGGGATGCAAAACAGGGTGGGGCAGAGCCGGGGAGGCCCCAGCTGGGGGTAAGCGCCAGCCTCGGACGCCCTTGGTGGCTCTAGGTCCTGTGGGTCCAGAGTTTCTGAAGGAATAAGCCCTGCTGCGTCCACATAAGCAGCCAGGGCTGAGAAAGTCCCAGCTTGGACTGGCCTGGCCGGGGGGCCAGGGTCGCTCAGTCCAGTCCGGCGAGCCTCGGATGAAGCAGCCAGCCCATGGGTGTCACGCTGACCTGGGCAGCTGGACAGACACACCCGGCTGGTGCCGCCTGGACGGCTGCCTGCAGTGCCCAGGAACGAGGCTAGCCCAGCACGCTGTCGTTGAAGGCCAAGCACAC
Encoded proteins:
- the BRICD5 gene encoding BRICHOS domain-containing protein 5 isoform X4, whose translation is MGQGSCWAERPTPVRVSAPPTHALLGTEAEGCPAGQEEHLSPELPQPLPPLNQPIAWPPLRAPLTPMCLQVETQPCHRRWRAPGLLLLLLALATAAAVAGGLLGFGHSPPQPPLQTLRLSLPSPGVPRSNQTEQVDVAQNVATIWVTPAQSNRSWAVLFDGQSGCVCYRPSEHRACFLRLMEPQDRETLQLLVNTSQLQATQSPSQDTHYTQELLAVLGSQEVDPAQVGAPVRHLCAKTPIYWARRAEGPQRQRLIYLCIDICFPSNICVSVCFYYLPD
- the BRICD5 gene encoding BRICHOS domain-containing protein 5 isoform X2; translated protein: MGQGSCWAERPTPVRVETQPCHRRWRAPGLLLLLLALATAAAVAGGLLGFGHSPPQPPLQTLRLSLPSPGVPRSNQTEQVDVAQNVATIWVTPAQSNRSWAVLFDGQSGCVCYRPSEHRACFLRLMEPQDRETLQLLVNTSQLQATQSPSQDTHYTQELLAVLGSQEVDPAQVGAPVRHLCAKTPIYWARRAEGKSGQAVRRGLGSLRTVWGQGEGSFGVHRAPSSRAPEAAADLPMYRHLLPKQHLCVRLFLLSPRLSPQPGPTSRPPGRPYHQSTRADRDNKPLHPAVIVFSVALGMQNRVGQSRGGPSWG
- the BRICD5 gene encoding BRICHOS domain-containing protein 5 isoform X3, translated to MGQGSCWAERPTPVRVETQPCHRRWRAPGLLLLLLALATAAAVAGGLLGFGHSPPQTLRLSLPSPGVPRSNQTEQVDVAQNVATIWVTPAQSNRSWAVLFDGQSGCVCYRPSEHRACFLRLMEPQDRETLQLLVNTSQLQATQSPSQDTHYTQELLAVLGSQEVDPAQVGAPVRHLCAKTPIYWARRAEGKSGQAVRRGLGSLRTVWGQGEGSFGVHRAPSSRAPEAAADLPMYRHLLPKQHLCVRLFLLSPRLSPQPGPTSRPPGRPYHQSTRADRDNKPLHPAVIVFSVALGMQNRVGQSRGGPSWG
- the BRICD5 gene encoding BRICHOS domain-containing protein 5 isoform X1, whose product is MGQGSCWAERPTPVRVSAPPTHALLGTEAEGCPAGQEEHLSPELPQPLPPLNQPIAWPPLRAPLTPMCLQVETQPCHRRWRAPGLLLLLLALATAAAVAGGLLGFGHSPPQTLRLSLPSPGVPRSNQTEQVDVAQNVATIWVTPAQSNRSWAVLFDGQSGCVCYRPSEHRACFLRLMEPQDRETLQLLVNTSQLQATQSPSQDTHYTQELLAVLGSQEVDPAQVGAPVRHLCAKTPIYWARRAEGKSGQAVRRGLGSLRTVWGQGEGSFGVHRAPSSRAPEAAADLPMYRHLLPKQHLCVRLFLLSPRLSPQPGPTSRPPGRPYHQSTRADRDNKPLHPAVIVFSVALGMQNRVGQSRGGPSWG